One Dioscorea cayenensis subsp. rotundata cultivar TDr96_F1 chromosome 17, TDr96_F1_v2_PseudoChromosome.rev07_lg8_w22 25.fasta, whole genome shotgun sequence DNA window includes the following coding sequences:
- the LOC120281169 gene encoding uncharacterized mitochondrial protein AtMg00810-like: MSEELDALQHINTWDLVPLPSGVTPISCRWDYRLDVTNTFLHGDLSEDVYMTPPLGFSHPSQHFRNVVLTLGFIEGSHDYALFTGQTPRADITDLHTASTPIELHHRLSSSDGKPLPDPTRYHALFGVLVYLTNTRPDIAYVVRVLIQFVSAPHSTHYAALLRVLRYLHGTIFHSLLFSATSSLELHAYCNADWHPDLFSKAHTVSQFQFLVDKLSVYDPP, from the exons ATGTCAGAGGAACTTGATGCTCTACAACACATAAatacatgggatcttgttcctcttcCATCTGGTGTTACTCCTATCAGTTGTCGGTGGGATTATCGA ttagatgtgaccaatACCTTCTTACATGGCGATCTCTCTGAGGAtgtttacatgactcctcctcttggtttctctcatccttctcaGCAT TTTCGCAATGTGGTTCTTACTCTTGGTTTCATTGAGGgctctcatgattatgcccTCTTCACTGGGCAGACTCCTCGAG CTGATATCACCGATCTTCACACTGCCTCTACTCCTATTGAGCTACATCACCGACTCTCCTCTTCTGATGGTAAGCCTTTGCCTGATCCTACTCGCTATCATGCACTTTTTGGTGTTCTTGTCTATCTGACTAATACTCGGCCTGATATTGCATATGTTGTTCGTGTTCTTATTCAATTTGTGAGTGCTCCTCACTCTACTCATTACGCTGCCCTCTTACGAGTTCTTCGTTATCTTCATGGCACTATATTTCACTCTTTACTTTTCTCTGCCACGTCTTCGCTTGAGTTGCATGCCTATTGTAATGCTGATTGG CATCCTGATCTTTTCAGTAAGGCACATACTGTCTCTCAGTTTCAGTTTCTGGTTGACAAACTCTCAGTTTATGACCCACCATGA